A genome region from Desulfurispora thermophila DSM 16022 includes the following:
- the tlp gene encoding small acid-soluble spore protein Tlp — MAKPDDRSDNIRKMQEMIDNTIENMHEAGETLHNTKLTGEQRAAIEAKNRRREEAIRNFRAEIKDEYHDRFGD, encoded by the coding sequence ATGGCCAAACCTGACGACCGTTCCGACAATATCCGGAAAATGCAGGAGATGATTGACAACACGATTGAAAACATGCACGAGGCCGGGGAGACGCTGCACAACACCAAGTTGACCGGCGAGCAGCGGGCGGCAATCGAGGCCAAGAACAGGCGGCGGGAGGAAGCAATCCGCAATTTCCGGGCCGAGATAAAAGACGAGTACCACGACAGGTTTGGGGACTGA